The sequence CGCGGCAGCGCGTCATTCAGCTTCATGTCCCGCTTGCCGATACCCCGGCAGCGCTTCACCGCGCTCAGGTGCTTGTGGAGCCCCAGCGCATTCACGCGCCCCTCCTCCAGCGAGCGCCTCGACACGAAGGCCAGGCTCGTCGCTCCCGTGGCCCGCCCGAAGGCCCCGAACATGGGCCGCATCTGCATCGGCTGCGGTGTGGGAATGGAGGCGTTGGCGTCTCCCATCTGTGCCCAGGAGATGAAGCCGCCCTTCACCACCAGCTCCGGCTTCGCTCCGAAGAACGCCGGGCGCCAGAGCACCAGGTCCGCCAGCTTGCCCACCTCCACCGAGCCCACCTCGTGGCTGAAGCCGTGCGCGATGGCCGGGTTGATCGTGTACTTGGCCACGTAGCGGCGGATGCGGAGGTTGTCGTTGTCGCCGCGCTCCTCGGCCAGCCGCCCGCGCTGGGACTTCATCTTGTGCGCCGTCTGCCACGTGCGGGTGAGCACCTCGCCCACGCGCCCCATCGCCTGGCTGTCGCTGGAGATGATGCTGATGGCCCCCAGGTCGTGGAGGATGTCCTCCGCCGCGATGGTCTCCCCGCGGATGCGGCTCTCCGCGAACGCCACGTCCTCGGGAATGCCCCGGTCCAGGTGGTGGCAGACCATGAGCATGTCGAGGTGCTCGTCCAGCGTGTTCACCGTGTACGGGCGCGTCGGGTTCGTCGAGCTGGGGATGACGTTCGGTTCGCCGCACACGCGGATGATGTCCGGCGCGTGCCCTCCGCCCGCGCCCTCCGAGTGGTACGTGTGGATCGTCCGCCCCTTGAACGCGGCAATGGAGTCATCCACGAAGCCCGACTCGTTCAGCGTGTCCGTGTGGATGGTGACCTGGATGTCCTCGGCCTCTGCAACGCCCAGGCAGCAGTCGATGGCCGGCGGCGTGGTGCCCCAGTCCTCGTGCAGCTTGAGCCCCGCCGCTCCCGCGCGGATCTGATCCACCAGTCCCGCCGGGTCCGACGTGTTCCCCTTGCCCGTCAGCCCGATGTTGAGCGGCAGTGCGTCCGTGGCCTGCAGCATCAGCTCGATGTGCCGCGCGCCCGGCGTGCACGTGGTGGCGTTGGTGCCCGTGGCGGGCCCGGTGCCTCCACCCAGGAAGGTGGTGACGCCCGAGGCAATGGCCTCGAAGGCCTGCTGCGGACAGATGTAGTGAATGTGCGTGTCGATGCCGCCCGCCGTGACGATGTGCCCCTCGGCGGCAATCACCTCGGTGGTGACGCCCACGAGCATCCCCTTCGTGACGCCCGGCATGATCCGCGGGTTGCCCGCCTTGCCGATTCCCACGATGCGGCCACCCTTGATGCCGATGTCCGCCTTGTAGATGCCCGTGTAGTCGATGATGAGCGCGTTGGTGATGACGCAGTCGAGCGCCTCGGCGTCCCCGATGCCCTCCATCTGCCCCTGCCGGTCGCGCAGCACCTTGCCGCCGCCGAACTTGCACTCGTCTCCATAGGAGGTGAAGTCCCGCTCCACCTCGGCGATGAGGCCCGTGTCGCCCAGCCGCACCCGGTCCCCCGTGGTGGGGCCGTACATGTCCGCATAGTGGCGGCGATCAATCGTGCGGCTCACGGCGTGCCTCCTGCCTGCTGCGTGGGAGCAACGGGAACGAGCGTCACCGTCTTCCGGTCCCCGGGCTCGAAGCGCACCGCCGTGCCCGAGGGGATGTCCAGCCGCATCCCCGTGGCCTGGGCCCGGTCGAACTCGAGCGCGCGGTTGGTGTGCTCGAAGGGATAGTGGCTGCCCACCTGGATGGGGCGGTCCCCCTTGTTCTCCACCGCGAGCGTCACGCGCGGGCGGCCCGGGTTGAGGGCAATCTCTCCCGCCTTCGTGAGCACTTCGCCCGGAGTGGGCTCAACCGCCGCTGGGGTTGCCGCGAACACCGAGGCCGCGGGCACCGGCAGGAAGCTCCCGTAGAGCGCCAGCGCCAGGTCCCCCTGCTCGAGCGAGATGGGGTGGTGGACGGTGACGAGCTTGGTGCCGTCCGGGAACGTGCCCTCCACCTGCACCTCGGCGACCAGCTCCGGGACGCCGGGCAGCACCTGCGCCCGGCCCAGCATCCGCCGGCCCACATCCATCAGCTCGGCGACGGAG comes from Hyalangium minutum and encodes:
- the ureC gene encoding urease subunit alpha, which produces MSRTIDRRHYADMYGPTTGDRVRLGDTGLIAEVERDFTSYGDECKFGGGKVLRDRQGQMEGIGDAEALDCVITNALIIDYTGIYKADIGIKGGRIVGIGKAGNPRIMPGVTKGMLVGVTTEVIAAEGHIVTAGGIDTHIHYICPQQAFEAIASGVTTFLGGGTGPATGTNATTCTPGARHIELMLQATDALPLNIGLTGKGNTSDPAGLVDQIRAGAAGLKLHEDWGTTPPAIDCCLGVAEAEDIQVTIHTDTLNESGFVDDSIAAFKGRTIHTYHSEGAGGGHAPDIIRVCGEPNVIPSSTNPTRPYTVNTLDEHLDMLMVCHHLDRGIPEDVAFAESRIRGETIAAEDILHDLGAISIISSDSQAMGRVGEVLTRTWQTAHKMKSQRGRLAEERGDNDNLRIRRYVAKYTINPAIAHGFSHEVGSVEVGKLADLVLWRPAFFGAKPELVVKGGFISWAQMGDANASIPTPQPMQMRPMFGAFGRATGATSLAFVSRRSLEEGRVNALGLHKHLSAVKRCRGIGKRDMKLNDALPRITVDPETYEVRADGELLRCEPATHVPLARLYSLF
- a CDS encoding urease subunit gamma; translated protein: MHLVPRELDKLTLHAAGFLAQKRLARGLRLNYPEAIALISTQLLELIRDGRSVAELMDVGRRMLGRAQVLPGVPELVAEVQVEGTFPDGTKLVTVHHPISLEQGDLALALYGSFLPVPAASVFAATPAAVEPTPGEVLTKAGEIALNPGRPRVTLAVENKGDRPIQVGSHYPFEHTNRALEFDRAQATGMRLDIPSGTAVRFEPGDRKTVTLVPVAPTQQAGGTP